The Tumebacillus amylolyticus genome window below encodes:
- the trpS gene encoding tryptophan--tRNA ligase yields MTKLANTTNSKRLVSGIRSTGELHLGNYYGAMMDLVNYQEEYDAYFFIADLHSLTTHPSNPNLRENVLNVAGNYLAAGLDPEKCALYAQSSIAAEVSELAMYLGMMMPLGELLRCPTFKEKAKKHPDNVNYGLVGYPVLMAADILIHKGEFVPVGDDQMVHLEMARTIVRKFRQLYGNIFPEPQGMTKNAVRIPALTGQGKMSKSDAADSYISMTDPQDLIEKKIKKAFSDPERLYKHQPGHPTVEGCNIFHLHSYFTDEQTRAELETQCVRAEIGCVQCKARLAESIKDIVNPFRERREKLTEQFILNVLTDGQKRAKESAQRTIAEVRKAVGIITV; encoded by the coding sequence ATGACTAAATTGGCGAACACAACGAACTCGAAACGACTGGTATCCGGCATCCGTTCAACGGGTGAACTGCACTTGGGCAACTACTACGGCGCGATGATGGATTTGGTGAACTACCAAGAGGAGTACGACGCGTACTTTTTTATCGCCGACTTGCACTCGCTGACGACGCACCCGAGCAACCCGAACTTGCGCGAGAACGTGCTGAACGTGGCGGGCAATTACTTGGCGGCCGGTCTCGATCCGGAAAAATGCGCGCTGTACGCGCAGTCCTCCATCGCCGCCGAAGTCTCGGAGCTGGCGATGTACCTCGGGATGATGATGCCGCTCGGGGAGTTGCTGCGCTGCCCGACCTTCAAGGAGAAAGCGAAGAAACACCCCGACAACGTCAACTACGGACTCGTCGGCTACCCGGTGCTGATGGCGGCCGACATTCTCATTCACAAGGGCGAATTCGTGCCCGTGGGCGACGACCAGATGGTGCATCTGGAGATGGCGCGCACGATCGTTCGCAAATTCCGCCAGCTCTATGGAAACATCTTCCCCGAACCCCAAGGGATGACCAAAAACGCCGTGCGCATTCCGGCGCTCACCGGGCAGGGAAAGATGAGCAAGTCTGACGCCGCCGACTCCTACATCTCGATGACCGACCCGCAAGACCTGATCGAGAAAAAAATCAAAAAAGCGTTCTCCGACCCGGAACGCCTCTACAAACACCAACCCGGTCACCCGACGGTGGAGGGCTGCAACATTTTTCATCTGCACTCGTACTTCACAGACGAACAGACGCGTGCAGAGCTTGAAACACAGTGTGTGCGTGCCGAGATCGGGTGTGTCCAATGCAAGGCACGCTTAGCAGAATCTATAAAAGACATCGTCAACCCGTTCCGTGAGCGTCGGGAAAAACTGACTGAACAGTTCATTTTAAATGTGCTTACAGATGGTCAAAAACGTGCCAAAGAATCGGCACAGCGCACGATTGCAGAGGTACGCAAAGCGGTTGGAATCATTACCGTCTAA